Proteins encoded in a region of the Elizabethkingia bruuniana genome:
- a CDS encoding TonB-dependent receptor, which translates to MSKYMTTFLLLCGMVMSYAQSSFTVQGTVKDSDNHSPIAQAQINIGGVKAISDAKGVFSLKINSGEYAVVVTHPKFDAFKENLKVDKHLKLEINLEHRAEDIETVVLNVKHRTPGAMIVSSLDKNMISRNVASNLGNLLTNISGVEGLKTGNNIVKPIIHGMYGSRVAILNNGVKMAEQEWGVEHAPNVDINNYQHIDVVKGASALKFGGDAIGGVVLLEPAIYPKKDTLEGSVTLNGQSNGRGGGVNVNLLKLWKNGWAINTNGAYNKLGDLKAPDYGLMNTGLESSSFNFGIQKKNAHRGFSIDYYLTNQNLGIFRGSHIGSLKDFYEAVNAPRPIYERNFSYDIDNPKQVVEHHLVKFNAYNDFKNFGKLSLTYSFQYNHRQEYDVRVGDLNKLPALDMALITNQVNINHLLNKDNWSLESGIDGTYQNNYSDPATKARRLIPNYDKYAGGVYSIFKYKFNSKWNAEASARYDFNRYDVQKWYDTSDWNNRYAALYPEFKVKEKANRTLTNPVLNYHNFSFSAGVEYKPSSALNLKFNYSRVSRTPNIAELFSDGLHHSASVIEVGDMSLKNETGNQFNLLIESKINALQGLQISLNPYFFYTKNYINEVPTGIQNTIRGVFPVWSYQQIDAKMFGADLDINWKLTSNLTYKGRAAYLYGQDMTNNVPLILMAPTNVYNAIEFNKPEWNNFYFNVNNRQVFRQSRFPYNPIDITLYDDKGEAYIATLDLSTPPKAYNLWGLQAGVDIYKNFSVGLTVNNLLNTNYKDYLNRLRFFSYEAGRNFILNLKYNF; encoded by the coding sequence ATGTCAAAATATATGACGACATTCCTGCTGCTATGTGGTATGGTAATGTCTTATGCGCAAAGCAGCTTTACCGTACAGGGGACGGTAAAAGATTCAGATAATCACTCTCCAATAGCCCAGGCGCAGATTAATATTGGAGGTGTTAAAGCAATATCTGATGCTAAAGGCGTTTTTTCTCTGAAAATAAATAGCGGAGAATATGCAGTGGTGGTTACACATCCAAAGTTTGATGCATTCAAAGAAAATCTGAAAGTAGATAAGCATCTCAAACTTGAAATTAATCTGGAGCATAGAGCTGAAGATATAGAAACTGTAGTGCTGAATGTAAAACATCGTACTCCAGGTGCTATGATTGTTAGCTCTCTGGATAAAAATATGATTTCCAGAAATGTGGCCAGTAATCTGGGGAATCTGTTAACAAATATATCCGGAGTTGAAGGATTAAAAACTGGTAATAATATTGTAAAACCTATTATCCATGGTATGTACGGGAGCCGTGTTGCAATCCTTAATAACGGGGTAAAGATGGCTGAACAGGAATGGGGTGTAGAGCATGCTCCTAATGTGGATATTAATAATTACCAGCATATAGATGTGGTAAAAGGAGCTTCGGCGCTAAAGTTTGGTGGTGATGCTATTGGTGGGGTTGTATTGCTTGAACCAGCAATTTATCCTAAAAAAGATACACTGGAAGGTAGTGTAACGCTAAATGGACAGTCTAATGGCCGAGGCGGTGGAGTTAATGTAAACCTTCTGAAGCTATGGAAAAATGGCTGGGCAATTAATACTAATGGAGCTTATAATAAATTAGGAGATCTTAAGGCACCTGACTACGGATTAATGAATACCGGATTAGAATCGAGTTCTTTTAATTTTGGAATCCAGAAGAAAAATGCACATAGAGGATTTTCTATAGATTACTATCTAACTAATCAAAATCTTGGTATTTTCAGAGGTTCACATATTGGAAGTTTAAAAGATTTTTATGAAGCTGTAAATGCTCCTCGTCCAATTTATGAAAGAAATTTCAGCTATGATATAGATAATCCTAAACAGGTTGTAGAACATCATTTGGTGAAATTTAATGCTTATAATGATTTTAAAAATTTTGGAAAACTGTCTTTAACCTATAGTTTCCAGTACAATCACCGACAGGAATATGATGTCCGCGTTGGGGATCTTAATAAGCTACCAGCTTTGGATATGGCTTTGATTACAAATCAGGTTAATATTAATCATTTGCTGAATAAAGATAACTGGAGTCTGGAATCCGGAATTGACGGAACCTATCAGAACAATTATTCAGATCCGGCTACTAAAGCCAGAAGACTGATTCCTAATTATGATAAATATGCAGGCGGTGTTTATTCCATATTTAAATATAAATTCAATTCAAAATGGAATGCTGAAGCATCTGCCAGATACGATTTTAACAGATATGATGTACAAAAATGGTATGATACTTCGGATTGGAATAATCGTTATGCGGCTCTATACCCGGAATTTAAAGTAAAAGAAAAAGCGAACCGTACACTTACAAATCCGGTTCTGAATTATCATAATTTTTCTTTCAGTGCCGGGGTAGAATATAAACCCTCTTCAGCACTTAATTTGAAATTTAATTATTCCAGAGTAAGCAGAACGCCAAATATTGCAGAACTATTCTCCGATGGATTACACCATTCAGCATCGGTGATAGAAGTTGGTGATATGAGTTTGAAAAATGAAACTGGTAATCAGTTTAATTTGTTAATCGAAAGCAAAATTAATGCTCTGCAAGGATTACAAATCTCATTGAATCCATATTTCTTCTATACCAAAAACTATATCAACGAAGTTCCTACAGGAATACAGAATACAATTCGTGGTGTTTTCCCGGTATGGAGTTATCAACAGATTGATGCCAAAATGTTTGGTGCAGACTTAGATATTAACTGGAAGCTTACTTCTAATTTAACATACAAAGGCCGTGCAGCTTATTTATACGGACAGGATATGACGAATAATGTCCCGTTAATCCTGATGGCACCAACTAATGTTTACAATGCTATAGAGTTTAATAAGCCGGAGTGGAATAATTTCTACTTCAATGTGAATAACAGACAGGTATTCCGTCAGAGCAGATTTCCATATAATCCAATAGACATCACTTTGTATGATGATAAAGGGGAAGCTTATATAGCAACATTGGATCTTTCAACTCCTCCAAAAGCATACAATCTTTGGGGGCTGCAGGCAGGAGTCGATATTTATAAAAACTTTTCTGTAGGACTTACTGTGAATAATCTTTTAAATACTAACTATAAAGATTATCTCAACAGACTGCGTTTCTTTAGTTATGAAGCTGGGCGCAATTTTATCTTAAAT
- a CDS encoding formylglycine-generating enzyme family protein, whose product MTSIQRLICICISLTGVTYPGIANGQTKTTKLSCCEVSGSKARQITSQKKANSPATTISLKEKSSADVTNKMALIPAGIFIMGSNGDEWSRNWEAPQHKVSVKSFYMDTHEVTNAEFEKFIIATGYMTTAEKPVDWEALKKELPPDTPKPSDEDLMPGSMVFASPETVNGLEDYSQWWRWVKGADWQHPLGPGSNIKGKENHPVVHVSYYDAVAYAKWIGKRLPTEAEWEWAARGGLDNKIYPWGDEHISSSSQKANYWTGTFPIKNTEKDGYYYTAPVGSYAPNAYGLYDMAGNVWEICSDWFSENYYQSLQGNQITKNPAGPSKPYYPSEPFANKRVVRGGSFLCNDSYCASYRVSARMPYSEDTGMVHTGFRLVKDLETK is encoded by the coding sequence ATGACCTCTATTCAACGGCTAATCTGTATCTGCATAAGCTTGACAGGAGTTACATATCCCGGTATTGCAAACGGACAAACAAAGACTACAAAGCTTTCCTGCTGCGAAGTTTCCGGTAGCAAAGCCCGGCAAATTACTTCACAAAAAAAAGCAAACTCACCTGCTACAACAATTTCATTAAAAGAGAAAAGTTCTGCAGACGTAACGAACAAAATGGCTTTAATTCCTGCCGGTATTTTTATAATGGGTTCTAATGGTGATGAATGGTCTCGTAACTGGGAGGCACCTCAGCATAAAGTTTCGGTAAAGTCCTTTTATATGGATACACATGAAGTAACCAATGCTGAATTCGAAAAATTTATAATTGCCACAGGCTACATGACTACAGCCGAAAAACCTGTCGACTGGGAAGCATTGAAAAAAGAACTACCACCTGATACTCCTAAACCTTCAGATGAGGATTTAATGCCTGGATCTATGGTTTTTGCTTCTCCTGAGACGGTAAACGGATTAGAAGATTACTCGCAATGGTGGCGTTGGGTAAAAGGAGCTGACTGGCAGCATCCACTTGGTCCGGGAAGCAATATAAAAGGTAAAGAGAATCATCCGGTTGTACATGTTTCTTACTATGATGCTGTTGCCTATGCAAAATGGATCGGAAAGCGCCTCCCTACTGAGGCTGAATGGGAATGGGCTGCACGTGGTGGTTTAGATAACAAAATTTATCCGTGGGGAGATGAACATATAAGCAGTAGTTCTCAAAAAGCCAATTACTGGACAGGAACATTCCCTATAAAGAACACCGAAAAAGATGGTTATTACTATACTGCACCGGTTGGATCATATGCTCCAAATGCTTATGGTCTTTACGATATGGCCGGGAATGTTTGGGAAATATGCTCAGATTGGTTTAGTGAAAATTACTATCAGTCTTTGCAAGGAAATCAAATAACCAAAAACCCTGCAGGACCATCGAAACCTTATTACCCCTCCGAACCTTTTGCTAACAAAAGAGTGGTACGTGGCGGGAGCTTCCTTTGTAATGATTCGTACTGCGCCAGCTATCGGGTTTCTGCAAGAATGCCTTATTCAGAAGACACAGGCATGGTACACACAGGTTTCAGATTGGTAAAAGATCTTGAAACCAAATAA
- a CDS encoding sulfatase family protein: MNKILTVLLGLLAIANINAQKSKKPNVLIIYTDDLGYGDLRSYGAKSINTPNIDALASNGLKFTNAYATNATCTPSRYSLLTGTYSWRRNDTGVANGDASLIINEDTYTLADLFRDSGYATGVIGKWHLGIGGKEGPNWNGTLKPGPLELGFNYSYIMAATQDRVPCVYIDGHQVENLDPADPITVNYKGPIPNANIPTYKEHPELLEMTSSNGHNNSVINGIGRIGYMSGGKSAIWDDYSMNEHFADKASKFITEHKDEPFFLYYATPNIHVPRTPNKKFAGKSGMGPRGDVILELDYCVGQVIKTLDSLGIRDNTLIVFSSDNGPVIDDGYNDQAKQLLGNHRPAGNLRGGKYSIFEGGTRIPFIVNYPKKIKKGETNTLISQIDLFASFASLNKQNLKQGQAFDSFNMLNQLLGKSKENRPYLIEDAYGIAIIKDSWKYIKPNNRSSYLKETETELGNNPQPQLYDLRTDEEEKINIAAKHPEKVKELAALLDEVMKKPITQ, translated from the coding sequence ATGAATAAAATCTTAACTGTGCTTTTGGGTTTATTGGCAATAGCCAATATTAATGCCCAGAAAAGCAAAAAACCAAATGTCCTTATTATTTATACGGACGACCTGGGTTATGGAGATCTCCGTTCATACGGAGCAAAATCTATTAACACTCCCAATATTGATGCTCTTGCAAGTAATGGGTTAAAGTTTACCAATGCTTATGCAACAAATGCTACCTGCACACCATCGCGCTATTCACTTCTTACAGGAACATATTCCTGGCGCAGGAATGATACTGGAGTGGCCAATGGTGATGCTTCCCTTATTATTAACGAGGATACTTATACATTAGCCGATCTTTTCAGAGATTCCGGATATGCTACAGGAGTTATTGGCAAATGGCATCTTGGGATAGGCGGCAAAGAAGGACCGAACTGGAACGGAACATTAAAACCGGGACCTTTAGAACTGGGCTTTAATTATTCTTATATTATGGCTGCTACTCAGGATCGTGTACCATGTGTGTATATAGATGGACATCAGGTAGAGAATCTGGATCCTGCCGATCCTATTACGGTTAATTACAAAGGCCCAATTCCAAATGCTAACATACCGACATATAAAGAACATCCGGAATTATTGGAGATGACTTCTTCTAACGGGCACAACAATTCCGTTATAAACGGAATCGGACGTATTGGTTACATGTCCGGAGGAAAATCTGCAATATGGGATGACTACAGTATGAATGAGCATTTCGCAGACAAGGCCAGTAAATTTATTACCGAGCACAAAGATGAACCCTTCTTTCTGTACTATGCTACTCCGAATATCCATGTGCCCAGAACCCCAAATAAAAAGTTTGCAGGAAAAAGCGGAATGGGACCACGTGGTGATGTTATTCTGGAATTGGATTATTGCGTAGGCCAGGTCATTAAAACATTAGATAGTTTAGGCATCAGAGATAATACACTTATTGTTTTCAGTAGTGACAACGGCCCTGTAATAGATGATGGATATAATGATCAGGCAAAGCAACTCTTAGGCAACCATCGTCCGGCAGGAAACCTTAGAGGTGGTAAGTATAGCATATTCGAAGGTGGAACCCGAATTCCTTTTATTGTAAATTATCCTAAAAAAATAAAAAAAGGAGAAACCAATACACTAATCAGTCAAATTGATTTGTTTGCATCTTTTGCATCTCTGAATAAACAAAACTTAAAACAAGGACAGGCTTTTGATAGTTTCAATATGCTAAATCAGTTATTAGGAAAAAGCAAAGAAAACAGACCATATCTGATAGAAGATGCATATGGAATTGCCATTATTAAAGACTCCTGGAAGTATATTAAACCTAATAACAGAAGTTCGTATCTAAAAGAAACGGAAACCGAATTAGGTAACAATCCCCAGCCTCAGCTTTATGATCTCCGAACAGATGAGGAAGAAAAAATAAATATTGCAGCAAAGCACCCCGAAAAGGTAAAAGAACTTGCTGCTCTTTTAGATGAAGTTATGAAGAAACCTATAACTCAATAA
- a CDS encoding RagB/SusD family nutrient uptake outer membrane protein has product MKKNIIYISLLTLPLLTSVVSCNTDRFPETSVSDGNFWNSASDVRLAANYFYTTLPGLAETNDNWSADAYPNNNANNISDGSRVAPTSSSDYSYYGIFQANNLIEKAPKVIAKGADATVVNQYVGEARFFRAWYYFEMFKRFGGVPLITKTMQIDDPDVFKPRATRDEVLDLIYSDLDYAISVLRTPDQLNTAGEYGRISNTAALAFKARIALFEGTRSKYHGYGTPAKHLNIAKECAEKVMNSGQHALFSTPTVGTNGQQLNDAYYNLFQEKGDGRANKENIIVRIYGVDANNNVVSHLTQRIYEGSYIVPTNNFVSRYLMADGLPITKSPLYKTPDATMTHADFFKKRDPRMSFTLFKRGDEFIATSDYTTPNPTYQRSGYGIRKYANKNDWTYQRSFIDRPILRYAEVLLTYAEALYEINGTISDSDLDKTVNLLRARLPQINIGTDAAPNYVSMAKLNNAFVTANGLDMREEIRRERRIELAYEGFSYWDLIRWKTAETELPQTLYGSYLFTEYITTGGWDTSTIVDSSKYIILQPATSRKFDPKKDYLWPLPTVEIAKNPKIEQNPGW; this is encoded by the coding sequence ATGAAAAAAAATATTATATATATAAGTTTATTGACATTACCATTATTGACTTCGGTGGTTTCATGTAATACAGATAGATTTCCTGAAACATCAGTTTCAGATGGTAATTTTTGGAATTCAGCATCTGATGTACGACTTGCCGCAAATTATTTTTATACAACTTTACCAGGGCTTGCGGAGACTAATGATAACTGGTCTGCGGATGCATATCCTAATAATAATGCTAATAACATAAGTGATGGGTCAAGAGTTGCTCCCACGAGCAGTAGTGATTATAGCTATTATGGTATTTTTCAGGCAAATAATTTAATAGAAAAAGCTCCTAAAGTAATTGCCAAAGGTGCTGATGCTACAGTGGTTAATCAATATGTTGGAGAAGCTCGTTTTTTCAGAGCATGGTATTATTTTGAAATGTTTAAAAGATTTGGAGGAGTTCCTCTTATTACTAAGACCATGCAGATTGATGATCCCGATGTATTTAAACCCCGTGCAACAAGAGATGAAGTTTTAGATCTCATTTATAGCGACCTGGACTATGCAATAAGCGTTCTTAGAACACCAGATCAGCTAAATACGGCGGGCGAATATGGTAGGATTTCGAATACCGCTGCTTTAGCATTCAAGGCAAGAATTGCATTATTTGAAGGTACAAGAAGTAAATATCATGGCTATGGAACACCCGCAAAACACTTGAATATAGCGAAGGAATGTGCTGAAAAGGTTATGAACTCCGGACAGCATGCCTTGTTTAGTACTCCAACGGTTGGTACTAATGGACAGCAGCTAAATGACGCATATTATAATCTTTTTCAGGAAAAAGGAGATGGAAGAGCTAATAAAGAAAATATTATAGTACGTATTTATGGAGTAGATGCAAATAATAATGTAGTTTCTCATCTTACACAACGTATTTATGAAGGGAGTTATATTGTTCCAACGAATAATTTTGTAAGTAGATATTTGATGGCAGACGGACTGCCAATTACTAAATCTCCTTTATATAAAACACCAGATGCAACTATGACACATGCAGATTTCTTTAAGAAAAGAGATCCTAGGATGTCATTTACTCTTTTCAAAAGAGGTGATGAATTTATTGCGACATCTGATTATACAACTCCAAACCCAACATATCAAAGAAGTGGTTATGGCATTAGAAAATATGCTAATAAAAATGATTGGACATATCAACGATCATTCATAGACCGTCCAATATTGCGTTATGCAGAAGTACTGTTGACTTATGCAGAAGCATTATATGAGATTAATGGTACTATTTCAGATTCCGATTTAGATAAGACAGTGAACCTGCTTCGCGCAAGGTTGCCACAAATTAATATCGGTACAGATGCTGCTCCTAACTATGTTTCTATGGCGAAATTAAATAATGCTTTTGTAACGGCTAATGGATTAGATATGAGAGAAGAAATCAGAAGAGAGAGAAGGATAGAATTAGCTTATGAAGGGTTTAGTTATTGGGACTTAATCAGATGGAAAACAGCAGAAACAGAATTACCTCAAACATTATATGGTAGTTATTTGTTTACTGAATATATTACGACAGGAGGGTGGGATACATCTACTATAGTAGATTCGAGCAAGTATATTATACTGCAGCCTGCTACTTCAAGAAAATTTGATCCTAAGAAAGATTATTTGTGGCCTTTGCCAACGGTTGAAATTGCTAAGAATCCTAAAATTGAACAAAACCCAGGTTGGTAA
- a CDS encoding SusC/RagA family TonB-linked outer membrane protein, translating to MRIHPMVPSNYLKVAIAFFLSTSGVHMAVAQQTPNRKESAKKSDTTTKSKTIDEVVVVGYGKQKKTNLTTAVSTIDSKMLEDRPSPTVANMIQGAAPGLTVTRTSGKVGGQGLNLQIRGVTSASGNVSPLYVIDGVVSSESTFVSLNPDDIDNISVLKDGGATAIYGAQSAGGVIVVTTKRGKSGKARISFSSNTGFQKPMNLPKRLTLIEEMEYMNLARKNAGLAPEYKDDDLDYARRGIEFVLDPTNNLWRTYNQQDFIKATLRDVYTLTNNNIQISGGNEKVTYMASIGNMQQNGIFKVGEDLFSRWNARINVSAKVNDYLKFDISSAYTSQATDNPQDGGNGLEGGGNSIFRQMYNSRLRFPIFNPDGSYYISGTSSYFGYALLKDGGFNRDRKENFFNNITATITNLAKGLDFKLVYGRETTDQENKNFRRTLSYYAGPTANSIKKLNDPNNYSVTNYKTVTENFQGMVDYDLKLQGGHNFHLLGGYQLQKYRYSYLQGSTKNLFVNDNPSLGFTSDAANKSNAEGVNSDIMQSYFGRFNYNYKEKYLFEATIRSDESSRLTDGDRIKIFPSFSLGWNIAKESWFDKISGNILNEFKPRVSWAKVGSNVGIGYYDYISQLSTGTSLVLGNGRQTYVYQNSLPALLLGWETVETRNLGVDFSLFNRKLTGSFDYYNKYNNNMLVPVSLPATIGISTPKQNAGRLKVWGWEATVSYKDKIGKDFGYSITANVSDSQNKLLWYGGTSNSINAGVNSLVEGYALNSVWGYKTDGYFQNQGDVDKAPSYKKLLNKAGVPGIGDVRYVDIDGNGEISPGKGTVSDHGDLVYLGDTNPRYQFGFNVALNYKNVDFSFFIQGIAKRRFKPGNELMQPAIQPWNLPMTFQMDYWTPDNPNAAFPRPYLSGDHNYVNSDKWFINGAYARLKNVQLGYSLSKEALKNMPISRMRIYISGEDLLTFSKLGVFKGTIDPEQPQGVVGGYPFAQTVSLGVNIDF from the coding sequence ATGAGAATTCACCCAATGGTGCCTTCAAATTATCTGAAGGTTGCTATCGCCTTTTTTCTCTCTACTTCAGGAGTTCATATGGCCGTGGCTCAGCAAACTCCTAATCGAAAAGAAAGTGCTAAAAAGTCAGACACTACTACTAAATCTAAGACCATAGATGAGGTAGTTGTCGTCGGATATGGAAAGCAAAAAAAGACTAATTTAACTACCGCAGTTTCTACAATTGATAGTAAAATGTTAGAAGACCGACCGTCACCAACAGTTGCTAATATGATACAAGGTGCTGCGCCAGGATTGACGGTAACCAGGACGTCAGGAAAAGTTGGAGGACAAGGATTGAACTTGCAGATTCGAGGTGTTACCTCTGCTAGTGGTAATGTCAGTCCATTATATGTAATAGATGGTGTTGTCAGCTCAGAATCAACCTTTGTTTCTCTAAATCCGGATGATATTGATAATATCAGTGTGTTGAAGGATGGGGGGGCAACAGCTATCTATGGTGCACAATCAGCTGGCGGTGTAATAGTGGTTACAACAAAAAGAGGGAAAAGCGGGAAAGCAAGAATTTCTTTTTCGAGTAATACAGGGTTCCAAAAACCGATGAATCTTCCCAAGCGTTTAACGCTAATAGAAGAAATGGAGTACATGAATCTTGCAAGAAAAAATGCAGGATTGGCACCAGAGTATAAAGATGATGATCTTGATTATGCTCGTAGGGGAATAGAGTTTGTTCTAGATCCTACAAATAACTTGTGGAGAACATATAATCAGCAAGACTTTATAAAAGCTACGCTAAGAGATGTTTATACATTGACAAACAATAATATACAAATTTCCGGAGGAAATGAGAAAGTTACCTATATGGCTTCCATTGGTAATATGCAACAAAATGGAATTTTTAAAGTAGGTGAAGATTTATTTTCCAGATGGAATGCAAGAATTAATGTTTCTGCTAAAGTTAATGATTATCTTAAATTTGATATCAGCAGTGCTTATACATCCCAAGCTACGGATAATCCACAAGATGGAGGTAATGGACTAGAAGGTGGTGGAAATAGTATTTTTAGACAAATGTATAATTCAAGATTAAGATTTCCTATTTTTAATCCTGACGGAAGTTATTATATCAGTGGTACCTCATCTTATTTTGGATATGCTTTACTTAAAGATGGAGGATTTAATAGAGACAGAAAAGAAAATTTCTTTAATAACATTACTGCCACTATTACGAATTTAGCTAAAGGTTTAGATTTTAAATTGGTATATGGTAGAGAAACTACAGATCAGGAAAATAAGAACTTTAGAAGAACACTTTCTTATTATGCAGGACCAACAGCCAATTCTATAAAAAAACTAAATGACCCTAATAATTATTCCGTTACTAATTATAAAACAGTTACTGAAAACTTTCAGGGTATGGTCGATTATGATTTGAAATTACAAGGAGGTCATAATTTCCACCTATTAGGAGGTTACCAATTACAGAAATATAGATATAGCTATTTACAAGGAAGTACCAAAAATTTATTTGTTAATGATAATCCAAGTTTAGGATTTACATCTGATGCTGCGAATAAGTCTAATGCGGAGGGTGTAAACTCGGATATTATGCAATCTTATTTTGGTAGATTTAATTATAACTATAAAGAAAAATATTTATTTGAAGCTACCATAAGAAGTGATGAAAGTTCAAGATTAACAGATGGAGATCGAATCAAAATTTTCCCTTCATTTTCATTGGGTTGGAATATAGCAAAAGAATCATGGTTTGATAAAATTTCTGGAAATATATTGAATGAATTTAAACCAAGGGTATCTTGGGCAAAAGTAGGTTCTAATGTTGGTATAGGTTATTATGATTATATATCGCAATTATCTACAGGAACAAGTTTGGTTTTAGGAAATGGTAGACAAACTTATGTGTATCAAAATAGTCTTCCGGCATTATTATTAGGCTGGGAAACCGTTGAGACAAGAAATTTAGGAGTCGATTTTTCATTATTCAATCGTAAATTAACTGGTTCTTTTGATTATTATAATAAATATAATAATAACATGCTAGTACCTGTAAGTTTACCTGCAACAATTGGTATTAGTACTCCAAAACAAAATGCAGGAAGACTGAAAGTATGGGGATGGGAAGCGACTGTAAGCTATAAAGATAAAATAGGAAAAGATTTTGGGTACAGTATTACAGCAAATGTATCCGATAGTCAGAATAAATTACTTTGGTATGGGGGCACAAGCAATTCAATTAATGCAGGTGTAAATTCTTTGGTAGAAGGATATGCACTGAATTCTGTTTGGGGATATAAAACAGATGGATACTTTCAAAACCAAGGAGATGTAGATAAGGCTCCTAGTTATAAGAAGCTATTGAACAAAGCTGGTGTACCAGGAATTGGAGATGTTCGTTATGTGGATATTGATGGAAATGGTGAGATTAGTCCAGGAAAAGGAACTGTATCTGATCATGGAGATTTAGTATACTTAGGAGATACTAACCCAAGATATCAGTTTGGGTTTAATGTTGCCCTGAATTATAAGAATGTAGACTTTAGTTTCTTTATCCAGGGAATCGCTAAACGTAGATTTAAGCCAGGTAATGAGTTAATGCAGCCTGCGATTCAACCTTGGAATTTACCAATGACATTCCAAATGGACTACTGGACACCTGATAATCCTAATGCCGCTTTCCCTAGACCTTATTTATCCGGAGATCATAATTATGTGAATTCTGATAAATGGTTTATCAATGGTGCTTATGCAAGACTAAAAAATGTTCAATTAGGTTATTCTTTATCTAAAGAGGCTTTAAAGAATATGCCAATCTCTCGTATGCGAATTTATATTTCCGGTGAAGATTTATTAACATTTTCCAAACTGGGAGTCTTTAAAGGAACTATAGATCCAGAACAACCACAAGGAGTTGTTGGAGGTTACCCTTTTGCTCAAACAGTTTCTCTAGGTGTAAATATTGACTTTTAA
- the pfkA gene encoding 6-phosphofructokinase: MTESQVKKIGVLTSGGDSPGMNAAIRAVVRTANYYHLECFGIREGYSGLMEGNLTKMGARSVKNIINQGGTILKSARSLEFKTKEGRQRAFEQCQKAGIDGLVCIGGDGTFTGAKIFCEEFGIKVIGVPGTIDNDIFGTDNTIGYDTALNTAMEAIDKIRDTATSHNRVFFVEVMGRDAGFIALNSGIATGAIDILIPEREDKIEDLFENFRKAEGTGKSSSIVVVAEGEKLGNIYDLAQKTKDEFPEFDIRVSTLGHIQRGGSPSCADRVLASRLGYGAVVGLMQGHTNVMAGIRANELVYTPIEEAIRKHNEMNGDLMKIAEILAI; encoded by the coding sequence ATGACTGAATCACAGGTTAAAAAAATCGGAGTATTGACTTCCGGAGGTGATTCTCCGGGAATGAACGCAGCTATTCGTGCTGTAGTCAGAACTGCTAATTATTATCATTTAGAATGTTTCGGAATCCGTGAAGGCTATTCAGGCTTAATGGAAGGCAACCTTACCAAAATGGGTGCCCGTTCCGTAAAAAATATCATCAACCAGGGCGGTACTATTTTAAAATCTGCCCGTTCTCTGGAATTTAAAACTAAGGAAGGAAGACAAAGAGCTTTTGAACAATGTCAAAAAGCTGGTATCGACGGATTGGTTTGTATCGGTGGCGACGGTACTTTTACCGGAGCAAAAATCTTTTGTGAAGAATTTGGGATAAAAGTAATCGGTGTACCAGGAACCATTGATAATGATATCTTCGGTACCGATAATACTATAGGATATGACACTGCACTAAACACTGCAATGGAAGCTATAGATAAGATCAGAGATACCGCAACTTCTCATAATAGAGTATTTTTTGTAGAAGTAATGGGACGTGATGCTGGTTTTATAGCGCTAAATAGTGGTATTGCTACCGGAGCTATAGACATTCTGATTCCTGAAAGAGAAGATAAGATTGAAGACCTGTTTGAAAACTTCAGAAAAGCTGAAGGAACAGGAAAGTCTTCAAGTATTGTAGTTGTTGCTGAAGGAGAAAAACTGGGTAACATATATGATCTTGCCCAGAAAACAAAAGATGAATTTCCGGAATTCGACATCAGAGTATCAACTTTAGGACACATCCAAAGAGGTGGTTCTCCAAGCTGTGCTGACAGAGTTCTTGCAAGCCGCTTAGGATATGGTGCTGTAGTAGGACTTATGCAGGGGCACACCAATGTAATGGCTGGTATAAGAGCCAACGAACTGGTTTATACTCCTATAGAGGAAGCCATCAGAAAACATAATGAAATGAATGGCGATTTAATGAAAATCGCCGAAATCCTTGCCATATAA